DNA sequence from the Candidatus Cloacimonadota bacterium genome:
AAGGCAGAAAATAGATCAAAGCAATAATGTTCAGAGTTTTAATAATGGTTATACTGGAATATTTTGCAGATATTTTTTTCAGGAGTATTCCATAAAATATTGCTGATAAAACAGCCAGGAACATCAAGATAATACCCTTAAATGAAGAAGTTGAATCGTTGTTTTTTACTACTACCAACAGAATTCCCATGAATGAAATAATAATTCCGAAAATTCCAAAATAAGTAATTTTTTCTTTCAGGAAAATCAATGAAAATACCGGAGTGAGAAGTGGTATAAAGGAAATGATTATCGCTCCCATAGTTGCTGAAACATACTGCATACCAAGACTTTCACAAAGGAAATAAGCAAATGGTTCGAAAAAAGCTAATAAGAAAAAATATTTGAGATCGATTCTTTGAATTTTTTCTCTTTTGTTAAATAAAATACTGACAATGATTAAAAAAGATCCTGAGATAAGTAAACGCAGGATAACTACAGAAAACGGTTTATAATAAAGGTAAATAATTTTGTACCAGATGAAGCTGGAACCCCAGAAAAGCATGGCAAGAATCGCTAATACATAAATTCCTATCCTGTTTGATCTCATATTTTCCTATTTCAAGTTTTTCTTAAAAAGTTTTTTATGATTTTTTTGTCAAGAAAGGGAAAAATAAAAAAAAATTGACAGGTTTTTCATCAAATTCATTTTCCAACTGGCAAAAAAAATGAGGAGAAGATATGCAATTACATCAAAAATTTATTCAAGTGGCAAAACAGAACTCAAAGAAGATAGCAGTTTATGATCAGGCAACAGGGAAAGAGATCAGTTATGAAAGGATGCTCATTGCTTCTTTGATCCTTTCCAAGAAATTCAGCAATTACAAAGGAAAATACCTGGGAATTATGGTTCCGACTTCCGCAG
Encoded proteins:
- a CDS encoding DMT family transporter; its protein translation is MRSNRIGIYVLAILAMLFWGSSFIWYKIIYLYYKPFSVVILRLLISGSFLIIVSILFNKREKIQRIDLKYFFLLAFFEPFAYFLCESLGMQYVSATMGAIIISFIPLLTPVFSLIFLKEKITYFGIFGIIISFMGILLVVVKNNDSTSSFKGIILMFLAVLSAIFYGILLKKISAKYSSITIIKTLNIIALIYFLPLFFILEWNHFITVIPNFQAIMTLLKLSLFASGLAFIFITIVVRNIGLNNTNIFANLIPVFTAFIAYLVLKEEFSLRKIIGIIIVISGLFLSQIPFFMKKFQEHK